The Crocosphaera subtropica ATCC 51142 genome includes a window with the following:
- a CDS encoding ABC transporter ATP-binding protein: MTTTKSLKSTIPSLGRILAHFWPYLRQEKSWLGLAILAVTGDVVLRILEPWPLKFIFDHVLIPDQSSLPVFEAISPLAVLTLCALGIIAITGLRAFSAYWSTVSLATVGSRVMIQVREQVYRHLQRLSLTYHNQARSGDLIVRVSSDASRLQEILITATLPLVISIMTLLGTVGVMFWLDADLTLLSLLTFPLFIFSSQRLSQRIRAASVIQRQQEGEVAATASESLAAIKLIQALSLENAFADNFARQNEQSLSQSVQTQQLSASLERVVDGIIALGMAIVLWYGSWLVLRDALTPGDVIVFLTYLKNSFKPIQNFAKYTGRLAKAAASGERILNILDETPDIQDLPNAKVAPSFQGNITFQDVSFTYNHSHSILNKINLNIKSGQFIAVVGQSGSGKSTLMSLLLRLYDPVSGNILIDGQNIRNYTLNSLRSQMSVVLQESLLFAATIKENIAYGMNNISDEEIIKAAKLANAHDFIEKLPQKYNTFVGERGATLSGGQRQRIAIARAAIRQTPILILDEPTTGLDQKSEKAVTEALQRLAKNRTTFLITHDLSLATQADMILYIEKGEVLEQGSHWELLQQKGLYSQLYKIQCNKNNQSFEPLPIAQ; the protein is encoded by the coding sequence ATGACGACAACTAAATCATTAAAAAGTACAATTCCCAGTTTAGGACGAATTTTAGCCCATTTTTGGCCCTATTTACGCCAAGAAAAGTCATGGTTAGGGTTAGCCATATTAGCGGTGACGGGGGATGTGGTGTTACGCATTCTCGAACCCTGGCCCCTGAAATTTATTTTTGACCATGTTCTCATCCCAGATCAGTCCTCATTGCCCGTTTTTGAGGCTATAAGCCCCCTTGCTGTGTTAACCCTTTGTGCGTTAGGAATCATCGCTATTACGGGTTTAAGGGCATTTTCAGCCTACTGGAGTACGGTTTCTTTAGCCACTGTGGGCAGTCGGGTGATGATCCAAGTGAGAGAACAGGTGTACCGTCATTTGCAACGATTGTCCTTGACTTATCATAACCAGGCCAGAAGTGGGGATCTCATTGTTCGCGTGAGTAGTGATGCGAGTCGCTTACAAGAGATTTTGATCACGGCAACGCTTCCGCTAGTTATCAGTATTATGACGTTATTGGGGACAGTGGGGGTTATGTTTTGGTTAGATGCTGATTTGACCCTATTATCTCTGTTAACCTTTCCTTTATTCATTTTTTCTTCTCAACGTCTCAGTCAGCGTATTCGGGCTGCGTCTGTGATACAACGACAACAAGAGGGGGAAGTGGCGGCCACTGCTTCGGAGTCATTGGCAGCTATTAAGTTAATTCAGGCGTTATCCTTAGAAAATGCTTTTGCTGATAACTTTGCGAGACAAAATGAACAAAGTTTAAGCCAAAGTGTGCAAACACAACAATTATCCGCTTCTTTAGAACGGGTGGTGGATGGCATCATTGCTTTAGGAATGGCGATCGTCTTATGGTATGGATCATGGTTAGTGTTACGAGATGCCTTAACACCAGGGGATGTCATTGTCTTTTTAACCTACCTGAAAAATAGTTTTAAACCGATTCAAAATTTTGCCAAATATACGGGACGGTTAGCTAAAGCTGCGGCCTCTGGGGAACGTATTTTAAACATATTAGATGAAACCCCAGATATTCAAGACTTACCTAATGCAAAAGTTGCCCCCTCTTTTCAGGGAAATATCACGTTTCAAGATGTAAGTTTTACTTACAATCATTCCCATTCTATTCTAAATAAGATTAATTTAAACATAAAATCAGGTCAATTTATTGCTGTTGTGGGACAGTCGGGTAGTGGAAAATCAACCTTAATGAGTTTATTACTTAGACTCTATGATCCCGTATCAGGAAATATTCTCATTGATGGGCAAAATATTCGCAATTATACCTTAAACTCTTTACGTTCTCAGATGAGTGTGGTTTTACAAGAAAGTCTTTTATTTGCAGCGACAATTAAAGAGAATATTGCCTATGGAATGAACAATATTAGTGATGAAGAAATCATCAAAGCGGCTAAGTTAGCCAATGCCCATGATTTTATCGAAAAACTACCCCAAAAATACAATACTTTTGTGGGAGAAAGAGGGGCAACTTTATCTGGAGGACAAAGACAAAGAATTGCCATTGCTAGGGCTGCTATTCGTCAAACTCCCATCTTAATTTTAGACGAACCCACCACAGGACTCGATCAAAAAAGTGAAAAAGCTGTTACCGAAGCTTTACAAAGATTAGCTAAGAATAGAACGACTTTTTTAATCACTCATGATCTTTCGTTAGCTACCCAAGCAGACATGATTTTATACATCGAAAAAGGAGAAGTTTTAGAACAAGGAAGCCATTGGGAATTACTACAGCAAAAAGGTTTATATTCTCAGTTATATAAAATTCAATGTAATAAAAATAACCAGTCTTTTGAACCATTACCCATTGCCCAATAA
- a CDS encoding phosphotransferase — protein MNIQVNDSFNLLSDPKLSFLKDALSPNKVKSVFKNYFPDLIKNNTLSTIKVVRYKAKKRCLIEYQFTGKEEFSLLGKVRFKGTDTKSYYLQKYLWENGFNDHSLDTVSVPQPIGVIPQWKMWLQRKVPGYTTTLLLGKLDGVTIAEKIAYAAYKLHQFPAKTDRYHTIDNELHILYEKLPLVSELYPHWKRRLREILKECDRLGKSLSYIPSLGIHRDFYTDQIIINDSRLYLLDLDLYCYGDPSLDIGNFIAHITEYSLRVLGDFQALKDREIALQEAFIQLTGEESRKRIMIYKFLALVRHIYISTQIKERNAYTEELIRLCESYLETEII, from the coding sequence ATGAATATTCAAGTTAACGACTCATTTAATCTACTTTCTGATCCCAAGTTATCTTTTCTCAAAGATGCTTTATCCCCAAATAAAGTTAAAAGTGTTTTTAAAAACTATTTTCCTGACTTAATTAAAAATAATACTTTATCTACCATTAAAGTTGTTCGTTATAAAGCAAAAAAACGCTGTTTGATTGAATATCAATTTACAGGCAAAGAAGAATTTAGTCTACTCGGAAAAGTACGGTTTAAAGGAACTGATACCAAAAGTTATTATCTACAAAAATATCTCTGGGAAAATGGCTTTAATGATCACAGTTTAGATACGGTTTCTGTTCCTCAACCTATTGGGGTTATTCCTCAGTGGAAAATGTGGTTACAGCGAAAAGTTCCAGGATATACAACCACCCTTTTATTAGGGAAACTCGACGGGGTTACTATTGCTGAAAAAATTGCTTACGCTGCTTATAAATTACATCAATTTCCTGCGAAAACAGATCGGTATCATACCATTGATAATGAACTGCATATCTTATATGAAAAATTACCGTTAGTGAGTGAATTATATCCCCATTGGAAGCGTAGACTTAGGGAAATTTTAAAAGAATGCGATCGCTTGGGTAAAAGTTTATCTTATATTCCTTCTCTGGGTATTCATCGAGACTTTTACACCGATCAAATTATCATTAATGATTCTCGTCTATATTTACTGGATTTAGATTTATACTGTTATGGTGATCCAAGTTTAGATATTGGTAATTTTATCGCCCATATTACAGAATACAGTTTAAGAGTTTTGGGAGATTTTCAAGCGTTAAAAGATCGAGAAATAGCCCTGCAAGAAGCTTTTATTCAACTAACAGGAGAAGAAAGCAGAAAAAGAATTATGATCTATAAATTTTTGGCCTTAGTTAGACATATTTATATTAGTACCCAAATCAAAGAACGTAATGCTTATACGGAAGAATTAATTAGGTTATGTGAAAGTTATTTAGAAACAGAAATTATCTGA
- a CDS encoding SpoIID/LytB domain-containing protein, whose product MTKTTQPIRGKHLFLTLFSLPLLWGGILGLPGTARDIDIEVGIVQRFGETEAEKLSISATNGDSLTVKYQDNQGQTQTITTTQLTLNIVEASLPQSLLKEYIVLSDHATFETAEDSANQWQDKGIKTEVTQPGRWQVWAKRDVYETPLLRRLLLKNLQEKGYNDPYLESAILTSKSQATFTVAGKQYKSDYLEIIPGKNPIQVSHSQQKTRRYGGSLKLQPNSYGTYTLVNDVPLETYLRGVVPHEIGPNAPQNAAKAQTIIARTYALRNLRRFKADNYELCADTHCQVYYGLSETSPKADQAIAATKGLVLTYENELVDALYSSTTGGVTASFSDAWNGEERPYLKAVIDSPKNVWDLSQKSLADEQAFRNFISLKQGFNESGRNVFRWNRQATLDSLTKDLKKYLERRKHPLANLKTIKSMTVTERSDSGRILTMNVQTDQGTIELHKNEVRSAFGPPRSTLFYLDPIYNSQNQLSGYAFVGGGFGHGVGLSQFGSYNLANLGWSAEKILSFYYPGTQIIPLDNSIVFWREAE is encoded by the coding sequence ATGACGAAGACGACTCAACCCATTAGGGGTAAACACTTATTTTTAACCCTGTTTTCCCTTCCGCTTCTGTGGGGAGGAATCTTAGGTTTACCAGGGACGGCCAGAGATATTGATATAGAAGTGGGTATCGTACAACGGTTCGGGGAAACAGAAGCAGAAAAGTTGTCTATTAGTGCAACCAATGGAGACAGTTTAACGGTTAAGTATCAAGATAACCAAGGACAAACCCAAACCATAACCACTACCCAACTCACCCTTAATATTGTTGAAGCGTCCTTACCCCAATCTTTGTTAAAAGAGTACATTGTTTTAAGCGACCATGCCACATTTGAAACCGCAGAAGATAGCGCAAACCAATGGCAAGACAAAGGAATAAAAACAGAAGTCACGCAACCGGGAAGATGGCAAGTCTGGGCAAAACGAGATGTTTATGAAACGCCTTTATTACGCCGTTTGTTATTAAAAAATCTCCAAGAAAAAGGTTATAATGACCCTTACTTAGAATCCGCTATTTTAACCTCTAAATCTCAAGCAACGTTTACCGTTGCCGGGAAACAATATAAGAGTGATTATTTAGAGATTATTCCTGGAAAAAACCCCATTCAAGTCAGTCATTCTCAACAAAAAACACGGCGTTACGGAGGGAGTTTAAAGTTACAACCCAATTCCTATGGAACTTATACCCTAGTCAATGATGTTCCGTTAGAAACCTATTTAAGAGGAGTGGTTCCCCATGAAATCGGACCCAATGCACCGCAAAATGCAGCAAAAGCCCAAACTATTATAGCAAGAACTTATGCCTTGCGTAATTTACGACGCTTTAAGGCAGATAATTACGAACTGTGTGCCGATACCCATTGTCAGGTGTATTATGGGTTAAGTGAAACGAGTCCCAAAGCCGATCAAGCGATCGCAGCGACAAAAGGATTAGTATTAACCTATGAAAATGAGTTAGTGGATGCCCTTTATTCTTCTACGACAGGAGGGGTAACCGCTAGTTTTAGTGATGCTTGGAATGGGGAAGAAAGACCTTATTTAAAAGCAGTTATCGACTCACCTAAAAATGTTTGGGATCTTTCTCAAAAATCTTTAGCCGATGAACAAGCATTTCGCAATTTTATTAGTTTAAAACAAGGATTTAATGAGAGTGGACGCAACGTTTTTCGTTGGAACCGTCAAGCGACTTTAGATAGTTTAACTAAAGATTTAAAGAAATACTTAGAACGACGTAAACATCCCCTAGCGAATCTTAAGACCATTAAATCTATGACAGTCACAGAACGCTCTGATTCTGGACGTATTTTAACCATGAATGTGCAAACCGATCAAGGGACGATTGAGTTACATAAAAATGAGGTTCGTAGTGCCTTCGGTCCACCGAGAAGTACCCTTTTCTACCTTGATCCTATCTATAATAGCCAAAATCAATTAAGTGGTTATGCTTTTGTTGGAGGTGGTTTTGGTCATGGGGTTGGCCTGAGTCAATTTGGCTCTTATAATTTAGCTAATTTAGGCTGGAGTGCAGAAAAAATCCTTTCTTTCTATTATCCTGGGACACAAATTATTCCGTTAGATAATTCTATTGTTTTTTGGAGAGAAGCAGAATAA
- a CDS encoding Crp/Fnr family transcriptional regulator, whose amino-acid sequence MSPQNSVENRLLGALPSLEYERLAPHLISVDLSAGTIIYEPVQEIEFAYFPCSAMISIVSIMENGATTEIGLIGKEGMVGLPIILGGKHHANQAIVQIPGTALKLEGSILQQEFHTSHSLQKLLLLYIQARLTQVSQTAACNRQHKIEQRLARWLLSVYDCVSSHEIPLTQEFIANMLGTRRSGVTIAANILQEAGLIRYSRGKITILNQEQLENAACECYRLVQDEFIRLLGTKRG is encoded by the coding sequence GTGTCACCCCAAAATTCAGTTGAAAATCGGTTATTGGGCGCTTTACCCAGTTTAGAGTATGAAAGGTTAGCCCCTCATTTAATTTCTGTGGACTTAAGTGCAGGAACCATTATTTACGAACCAGTACAAGAGATTGAGTTTGCTTATTTTCCCTGTTCAGCGATGATTTCTATCGTCTCTATTATGGAGAATGGTGCAACCACTGAAATCGGTTTAATTGGTAAAGAGGGCATGGTTGGTCTACCCATTATTTTAGGGGGTAAACATCATGCCAATCAAGCCATTGTACAAATTCCAGGAACAGCTTTAAAGCTAGAAGGATCTATTCTTCAACAAGAGTTTCACACGAGCCATAGCTTACAAAAATTGCTACTATTGTACATTCAAGCTCGATTAACCCAAGTCTCTCAAACTGCAGCTTGTAACCGTCAGCACAAAATAGAACAACGACTTGCCCGTTGGTTATTATCAGTTTATGACTGTGTATCATCCCATGAAATCCCCCTCACCCAAGAATTTATCGCTAATATGTTGGGAACAAGGCGTTCTGGAGTCACTATCGCAGCCAATATTCTACAAGAAGCAGGACTCATTCGCTATAGTCGGGGAAAAATCACTATTCTTAATCAAGAACAATTAGAAAATGCTGCTTGTGAATGTTATCGTCTTGTACAAGATGAATTTATCCGTTTGCTTGGCACGAAACGAGGCTAA
- a CDS encoding Crp/Fnr family transcriptional regulator, whose amino-acid sequence MNISYSPLNNRLLAALPEREYQRIAPHLEFVNLRLGQVLYEAHTLIQWVYFPHRSMISIVSRLKSNVTTEIGLIGQEGIVGLPVILGGNYAVHQAVVQVADGAFKIKADILKQEFQRGETLHKILLLYTETRLHQVSQIAVCKSHHCIEKRFCRWLLLVHDGVENDRLFLTQKFMAQMLGVRRASVTETAQKLQELNLIRYKRGEIIILNRPALEERVCECYHLIRQEFNRLMTLSRFE is encoded by the coding sequence ATGAATATCTCATATTCTCCCCTTAACAACCGTTTACTAGCTGCTTTACCAGAACGAGAATATCAGCGTATTGCTCCTCATTTAGAGTTTGTAAATCTTCGTCTGGGACAAGTTCTTTATGAAGCGCATACCTTGATTCAATGGGTCTATTTTCCCCATCGATCAATGATTTCCATTGTTTCAAGATTAAAGAGTAATGTTACGACTGAAATTGGTCTAATTGGCCAGGAAGGAATAGTAGGACTTCCGGTTATTTTAGGAGGAAACTATGCGGTTCATCAAGCGGTTGTACAAGTAGCTGACGGGGCGTTTAAAATTAAGGCCGATATTCTCAAACAAGAGTTTCAACGGGGAGAAACTTTACATAAAATCCTCTTACTCTATACAGAAACACGGCTGCATCAAGTTTCCCAAATTGCTGTTTGTAAGTCTCATCACTGTATTGAAAAACGGTTTTGTCGTTGGTTATTATTAGTCCATGATGGGGTGGAAAATGATCGGTTATTCCTAACACAAAAATTTATGGCACAAATGTTAGGAGTTCGTCGAGCTAGTGTCACAGAAACCGCTCAAAAATTACAGGAATTAAACCTAATTCGTTATAAAAGAGGAGAAATAATCATCTTAAACAGACCAGCTTTAGAAGAACGAGTTTGTGAATGTTATCATCTCATTCGTCAGGAGTTTAATCGTTTAATGACTTTATCAAGATTTGAGTGA
- the miaB gene encoding tRNA (N6-isopentenyl adenosine(37)-C2)-methylthiotransferase MiaB, translated as MTMTSTPRRYHITTFGCQMNKADSERMAGILEDMGFKWSEDPNTADLILYNTCTIRDNAEQKVYSYLGRQAKRKHEHPDLTLVVAGCVAQQEGEKILRRVPELDLVMGPQHANRLQDLLTQVFDGNQVVATEPIHIVEDITKPRRDSTVTAWVNIIYGCNERCSYCVVPNVRGVEQSRTPEAIYAEMELLGKQGYKEVTLLGQNIDAYGRDLPGVTETGRHQHTLTDLLYQVHDISGIERLRFATSHPRYFTERLIKACHELPKVCEHFHIPFQSGDNDVLKAMKRGYTHEKYRHIIDKIREYMPDASISADAIVGFPGETEAQFENTLKLVDDIGFDQLNTAAYSPRPGTPAAIWDNQLSEEIKSDRLQRLNHLVAQKAAQRSQRYLNRIEEVLVEDENPKDNTQVMGRTRGNRLTFFEGDIEALKGQLIKVKITEVRAFSLTGEAI; from the coding sequence ATGACCATGACCTCGACCCCACGCCGTTATCATATCACTACTTTTGGCTGTCAGATGAATAAAGCTGACTCAGAACGCATGGCCGGTATTTTGGAAGATATGGGGTTTAAATGGTCAGAAGACCCCAACACGGCGGATTTAATCCTGTATAATACCTGTACCATTCGGGATAATGCCGAACAAAAAGTTTATTCTTATCTGGGAAGACAGGCCAAACGTAAACATGAACATCCTGATTTAACGTTAGTGGTGGCCGGATGTGTGGCGCAACAGGAAGGGGAAAAAATCTTAAGACGGGTTCCTGAATTAGATTTAGTGATGGGTCCGCAACACGCTAACCGTTTACAAGATTTACTCACCCAGGTTTTTGACGGGAATCAAGTGGTTGCCACCGAACCCATCCATATTGTCGAAGATATTACTAAACCCCGTCGAGACAGTACCGTTACTGCTTGGGTGAACATTATTTATGGGTGTAATGAACGCTGTAGTTATTGTGTGGTTCCTAACGTTAGAGGGGTCGAACAATCTCGCACTCCAGAAGCAATTTATGCAGAAATGGAATTGTTAGGAAAACAGGGGTACAAAGAAGTTACTTTATTAGGACAAAATATTGATGCTTATGGCCGAGATTTACCTGGGGTCACTGAAACCGGAAGACATCAACATACTTTAACAGATTTACTCTATCAAGTTCACGATATTTCCGGTATTGAAAGACTGAGATTTGCCACCAGTCACCCCCGTTATTTTACCGAACGCTTAATTAAAGCTTGTCACGAATTACCCAAAGTTTGTGAACATTTTCATATTCCTTTTCAATCAGGGGATAACGACGTTTTAAAAGCCATGAAACGGGGTTATACTCATGAAAAATATCGACACATTATTGATAAAATTAGGGAATATATGCCCGATGCTTCTATTAGTGCCGATGCCATTGTCGGCTTTCCTGGAGAAACAGAAGCACAGTTTGAAAACACCTTAAAATTAGTCGATGATATCGGTTTTGATCAACTCAATACGGCCGCTTATTCCCCCCGTCCGGGGACTCCTGCAGCCATTTGGGACAATCAATTAAGCGAAGAAATAAAAAGCGATCGCTTACAACGATTAAATCATTTAGTAGCACAAAAAGCAGCCCAACGATCCCAACGATATTTAAACCGAATCGAAGAGGTGTTAGTTGAGGATGAAAACCCCAAAGATAACACTCAAGTCATGGGAAGAACCAGAGGCAATCGTTTAACCTTCTTTGAGGGTGATATTGAAGCATTAAAAGGACAATTAATTAAAGTGAAAATTACCGAAGTTCGTGCCTTTAGCTTAACAGGAGAAGCAATCTAA
- the atpC gene encoding ATP synthase F1 subunit epsilon yields the protein MPLTVRVITPDKTVWDGDVQEAILPSTSGQLGILAGHAPLLTALDTGVIRVRPDKEWKSIAVMGGFAEVELDEIKVLVNSAEAGDAIDKEAAKAEYDAAQSRLEEASKGGEPREQMKAANAYKRARARLQAAGGLV from the coding sequence ATGCCATTAACAGTTCGTGTAATTACCCCGGATAAGACCGTTTGGGACGGTGACGTACAAGAAGCCATTCTACCCAGTACCTCTGGACAACTGGGTATTCTAGCTGGTCACGCTCCCCTATTGACTGCTTTAGATACTGGTGTGATCCGTGTCCGTCCCGACAAAGAATGGAAAAGCATTGCTGTCATGGGCGGTTTCGCCGAAGTAGAACTAGATGAAATCAAAGTTTTAGTTAATTCGGCTGAAGCAGGAGATGCCATTGACAAAGAAGCAGCTAAAGCAGAGTATGATGCTGCTCAAAGCCGTTTAGAAGAGGCCAGTAAGGGTGGAGAGCCTCGCGAACAAATGAAAGCAGCCAACGCATATAAGCGGGCTAGGGCCCGTCTTCAAGCAGCAGGTGGCTTGGTTTAA
- the atpD gene encoding F0F1 ATP synthase subunit beta yields MVATTQETSVGKITQVIGPVVDAEFPSGKLPRIYNALKIEGKNSAGDTVSVTCEVQQLLGDNQVRAVAMSGTDGLVRGMDIVDTGAPISVPVGKATLGRIFNVLGEPVDEMGDVGNEESSPIHRPAPKLTELSTKPKVFETGIKVIDLLTPYRQGGKIGLFGGAGVGKTVIMMELINNIAIQHGGVSVFGGVGERTREGNDLYNEMIESKVINPDNLSESKIALVYGQMNEPPGARMRVGLSALTMAEYFRDVNKQDVLLFIDNIFRFVQAGSEVSALLGRMPSAVGYQPTLGTDVGDLQERITSTKEGSITSIQAVYVPADDLTDPAPATTFAHLDGTTVLSRALASKGIYPAVDPLDSTSTMLQPNIVGQEHYDTARAVQSTLQRYKELQDIIAILGLDELSEEDRRTVDRARKIERFLSQPFFVAEVFTGAPGKYVSLADTIKGFQMILSGELDDLPEQAFYLVGDINEAKAKAEKLKQA; encoded by the coding sequence ATGGTAGCTACAACACAAGAAACAAGCGTTGGTAAAATCACTCAAGTCATCGGTCCAGTCGTCGATGCTGAATTTCCCAGTGGTAAATTACCTCGTATTTATAACGCCCTCAAAATAGAAGGTAAAAACTCCGCAGGGGACACCGTTTCCGTTACCTGTGAAGTCCAACAGTTACTCGGTGACAACCAAGTCCGCGCCGTTGCCATGAGTGGGACTGATGGTTTAGTCAGAGGCATGGACATTGTTGATACAGGCGCACCCATCAGTGTTCCTGTGGGTAAAGCCACCCTAGGCCGTATTTTTAACGTATTAGGGGAACCTGTAGATGAAATGGGAGACGTTGGAAACGAAGAAAGCTCCCCCATTCACCGTCCGGCACCTAAACTAACCGAACTATCCACCAAACCCAAAGTCTTTGAAACCGGAATTAAGGTTATCGATCTTCTCACCCCTTATCGTCAAGGTGGAAAAATCGGATTGTTTGGCGGAGCAGGTGTGGGGAAAACCGTTATTATGATGGAGTTAATTAACAACATCGCCATCCAACACGGGGGGGTATCCGTGTTTGGTGGAGTAGGGGAACGCACCCGTGAAGGGAATGACCTCTACAACGAAATGATCGAATCTAAGGTAATTAACCCCGATAACCTCTCAGAATCGAAAATTGCCCTAGTGTACGGACAAATGAACGAACCCCCCGGAGCTAGAATGCGGGTCGGGTTATCTGCTTTAACCATGGCAGAATATTTCCGTGATGTTAACAAGCAAGACGTATTGCTGTTTATCGATAATATTTTCCGTTTCGTACAAGCTGGTTCTGAGGTATCAGCACTCTTAGGACGGATGCCCTCTGCTGTGGGATATCAGCCCACCCTAGGGACTGACGTAGGGGACTTACAAGAGCGCATTACCTCCACTAAAGAAGGGTCAATTACCTCTATTCAAGCGGTATATGTGCCTGCGGATGACTTAACTGACCCCGCTCCTGCAACCACCTTTGCTCACTTAGACGGAACTACTGTATTATCTCGTGCCTTAGCCTCTAAAGGGATTTATCCTGCGGTTGATCCCCTAGATTCTACTAGCACTATGTTACAGCCTAACATTGTAGGACAAGAACACTATGACACCGCTCGTGCTGTGCAATCTACCCTACAACGGTACAAGGAATTGCAGGATATTATCGCAATTCTGGGATTAGACGAATTATCAGAAGAAGATCGTCGCACCGTAGATAGAGCGCGCAAAATTGAGCGTTTCTTGTCTCAACCCTTCTTCGTAGCAGAAGTCTTCACCGGCGCTCCTGGTAAATATGTGTCCTTAGCTGACACCATCAAAGGGTTCCAAATGATTCTCAGTGGCGAATTAGATGATCTGCCCGAACAAGCCTTTTACTTAGTGGGAGATATTAACGAAGCTAAAGCTAAGGCTGAAAAACTAAAACAAGCTTAG
- a CDS encoding low-complexity tail membrane protein: protein MNNFRLEPFLWIHLAGLALAPLLLIVMWIGLGVSDPWPFYWIELVLVGVIGVIPILWMQWTKPFDFFSLLFLAVRPSSLTEEQRKILSLLKTRKNKILHGIAAIGLLGVGWLLYQLAPFAAVTASMLPQWRILGLMIAAIAFLFCNLFVQVPVSVLGVLLTSEKTWLNTEPIPLDKVVSNFTVLGLRVNKILLIPTLPPSSNMTEKSS, encoded by the coding sequence ATGAATAACTTTCGTCTTGAACCCTTTTTATGGATTCATTTAGCCGGTTTAGCCCTCGCTCCTTTATTATTAATTGTTATGTGGATAGGATTAGGTGTTAGTGATCCTTGGCCATTCTATTGGATAGAATTAGTTCTAGTTGGTGTCATTGGAGTTATCCCTATTCTCTGGATGCAATGGACAAAACCGTTTGACTTTTTTAGCCTTCTTTTTTTGGCTGTAAGACCTAGTAGTTTGACAGAAGAACAAAGAAAAATTTTGTCTCTGTTGAAAACCAGAAAAAATAAAATTCTTCATGGAATCGCAGCCATTGGATTATTAGGAGTGGGTTGGCTACTTTATCAACTGGCTCCCTTCGCAGCCGTAACCGCTTCTATGTTACCACAATGGCGTATTTTAGGATTAATGATAGCTGCGATCGCTTTCTTGTTCTGTAACTTATTTGTGCAAGTTCCTGTGAGTGTTTTAGGAGTATTATTAACCTCAGAAAAAACATGGTTAAACACCGAACCCATTCCCTTGGATAAGGTAGTCAGTAACTTTACAGTATTAGGGTTACGGGTCAATAAAATCTTGTTGATTCCCACCCTTCCCCCATCATCAAATATGACCGAAAAAAGTTCATAA
- a CDS encoding alpha/beta fold hydrolase — MQIADLSSKSSPNGQYWQWQGHNIYYVHAGTKQPNRHPLLLIHGFGASTEHWQKNIAHLQKDFEVFAIDLLGFGRSAKPKLQYSGDLWRDQLKDFITEIICQPVVLAGNSLGGYASLCVASQCPETSKGLVLINSAGPFRDTQKGAKPKKLQKMMRSVLLQPWASYLLFQYMRRPNNIRKTLNKVYYNKEAVTEQLVNDIYRPSCDVGAAQVFASVFKTPQGETVDSLLQQLSHPLLMLWGEKDPWMNAKQRAEKYRQYYPNLTECYLEAGHCPHDEIPDKVNSLITDWMLSL, encoded by the coding sequence ATGCAAATAGCTGATCTTTCCTCCAAGTCTTCCCCTAACGGACAATATTGGCAATGGCAAGGCCATAATATTTACTATGTTCATGCTGGAACAAAACAGCCTAACCGTCATCCTTTGTTATTGATACATGGGTTTGGTGCATCTACGGAACATTGGCAAAAAAATATTGCTCATTTACAAAAGGATTTTGAAGTTTTTGCCATTGACTTATTAGGATTTGGTCGTTCTGCAAAACCTAAATTACAATATAGTGGTGATCTTTGGAGAGATCAATTAAAAGACTTTATTACAGAAATCATTTGCCAACCTGTTGTCTTAGCTGGTAATTCTTTAGGGGGTTATGCGTCTCTTTGTGTGGCCTCTCAATGTCCAGAAACTTCTAAAGGACTGGTTTTAATCAATAGCGCAGGACCGTTTAGGGATACCCAAAAGGGAGCCAAACCTAAAAAATTACAAAAAATGATGCGTTCTGTTTTATTACAACCTTGGGCGAGTTATTTATTATTTCAATATATGCGTCGTCCTAATAATATTCGCAAGACATTAAACAAAGTTTATTACAATAAAGAAGCTGTGACCGAACAGTTAGTTAATGATATTTATCGTCCGTCTTGTGATGTGGGTGCAGCACAAGTATTTGCCTCAGTTTTCAAAACACCGCAAGGGGAAACTGTAGATAGTTTATTACAACAATTATCCCATCCCTTACTGATGTTATGGGGAGAAAAAGATCCTTGGATGAACGCCAAACAAAGAGCCGAAAAATATCGTCAATATTATCCTAACTTAACAGAATGTTATCTAGAAGCTGGTCATTGCCCCCATGATGAAATTCCCGATAAAGTTAACAGCTTAATCACAGATTGGATGCTGAGTTTATAG